The Desulfosporosinus acidiphilus SJ4 genome has a window encoding:
- the rsmI gene encoding 16S rRNA (cytidine(1402)-2'-O)-methyltransferase, whose translation MLEKGTLYVCGTPIGNLGDITLRVLDTLREVDLIAAEDTRHSRKLMQHFQITTPLTSYHEHNERKKSSELVERLKAGQAVALISDAGLPGISDPGSEVIRLCIEENIPVDVLPGPNAALTALILSGMPAEHFTFYGFLPTAAGARKRILEDLATRQETLILYEAPHRLLSTLQGLCEVFGSREAAVVRELTKVHQQVHKNSLIKLREEFEETPPRGECCLVIAPFIPEKLVGGPQDWIVEVNAGVQRGLSKKDAMKEVAKRYGVKKSDVYQALIEE comes from the coding sequence ATGTTGGAAAAAGGTACGTTATATGTATGTGGTACTCCCATTGGTAATTTGGGAGATATAACGTTGCGAGTCTTGGATACATTGAGGGAAGTAGATTTAATTGCTGCTGAAGATACGCGCCATTCGCGTAAACTTATGCAACACTTTCAAATTACTACTCCTTTAACCAGTTATCATGAACACAATGAGAGAAAAAAATCCTCGGAGTTAGTAGAACGCCTTAAAGCGGGTCAAGCGGTGGCCCTTATCAGTGACGCCGGTTTACCTGGAATTTCTGACCCGGGAAGTGAAGTTATTCGATTATGCATAGAAGAAAATATACCTGTAGATGTTTTGCCGGGACCGAATGCAGCTCTAACGGCCCTAATCTTATCGGGAATGCCGGCTGAACATTTTACGTTTTATGGTTTTTTACCTACGGCAGCGGGAGCAAGAAAACGCATTCTGGAGGACTTGGCAACTCGTCAAGAAACATTAATTCTTTATGAGGCTCCTCATCGATTGCTTAGCACGTTACAAGGACTGTGTGAAGTCTTTGGCAGTCGTGAAGCGGCAGTGGTTCGCGAGCTGACAAAAGTTCATCAGCAAGTTCACAAGAATAGTCTAATAAAGCTGAGAGAAGAATTCGAAGAGACTCCTCCCCGAGGGGAATGCTGCCTTGTAATAGCCCCTTTTATACCGGAAAAATTAGTGGGTGGTCCTCAAGACTGGATAGTTGAAGTTAATGCAGGTGTACAGCGGGGATTAAGCAAAAAAGATGCCATGAAAGAAGTCGCTAAGCGTTATGGAGTGAAAAAATCCGATGTATACCAGGCTTTAATCGAGGAATAA
- a CDS encoding initiation-control protein YabA yields MSQLTQALTEVEEKLRSLLEEVNHLIPYVKALEEENIKLKRECTLPEKETERVIANAEHIQGVAHDNLERLYREGFHVCHLHFGQPLEGDCLFCMGFLRKD; encoded by the coding sequence ATGAGTCAGTTAACTCAAGCTCTTACAGAAGTAGAAGAAAAATTACGTTCCCTGCTGGAAGAAGTTAACCATTTAATTCCCTACGTAAAAGCCTTAGAAGAAGAGAATATAAAACTAAAACGGGAATGCACGCTTCCTGAAAAAGAGACGGAGCGAGTTATTGCGAATGCTGAACATATACAAGGTGTCGCTCATGACAACCTAGAGCGTCTCTATCGGGAGGGATTTCACGTCTGTCACCTTCACTTTGGTCAACCCTTGGAAGGAGATTGTTTGTTTTGTATGGGCTTTTTACGGAAAGACTAG
- a CDS encoding TatD family hydrolase — MIWDTHAHLDDESYQEDFQDVLERIKSSGISRVTNVGYDFSSSKRSVQLAQDYDFIYAAIGIHPHNAEEVTEEVMAQLQALARKPKVLAWGEIGLDYYRDLSPRSTQQKVFIQQIELANNAGLPIVIHNRDAHQDVMEIVKAHPPRYGGVFHCYSGSWEMAKILLKIGFYLSFAGPLTFKNARHTVEVARNAPLDRILVETDSPYLSPEPRRGKRNEPAYVREVVRKLAEIKELSMEEMALQTMHNAETIFKLV, encoded by the coding sequence ATGATTTGGGATACGCATGCACATCTTGATGACGAATCCTATCAAGAAGACTTTCAGGATGTCTTAGAAAGAATAAAATCTTCGGGAATTTCTCGAGTAACGAATGTAGGCTATGACTTCTCTTCGTCAAAACGGTCAGTGCAACTTGCTCAGGATTATGATTTTATCTATGCTGCTATCGGCATCCATCCCCACAATGCTGAAGAGGTTACCGAGGAAGTCATGGCTCAACTCCAAGCTTTGGCTCGAAAGCCAAAGGTTTTGGCTTGGGGAGAAATCGGCCTCGATTATTATCGAGATTTATCCCCACGGTCTACACAACAAAAGGTTTTCATTCAACAAATTGAGTTGGCTAATAACGCTGGTCTGCCGATTGTGATTCACAATCGTGATGCTCATCAGGATGTTATGGAGATTGTTAAGGCCCATCCGCCAAGATATGGCGGCGTCTTTCACTGTTATTCCGGGTCCTGGGAAATGGCGAAGATTCTTTTAAAGATCGGATTCTATCTGTCATTTGCCGGACCGTTAACCTTCAAAAATGCCCGTCATACCGTTGAAGTAGCAAGAAATGCTCCCCTTGACCGCATACTTGTTGAGACAGACTCTCCCTATTTATCTCCGGAACCGCGCAGAGGCAAGCGCAATGAACCTGCCTATGTAAGGGAAGTTGTCAGGAAACTTGCTGAAATTAAAGAGTTGAGTATGGAGGAAATGGCTCTCCAAACAATGCATAATGCCGAGACAATATTTAAGCTTGTATAA
- a CDS encoding DNA polymerase III subunit delta' has protein sequence MNPAQVLLEKAAREDHLAHLLLFHGGSELYRRQEALRIAQILNCSSPKQESPCQICMACHKILSYNHPDILWLKPLKTTIGIEQVLAWQGKVYLKNYEGNYKVSIIEQADSLTLPAANALLKVIEEPPEHSVIILSAGNAEGILPTIQSRAQLIYFPDLPNDEWIKELGDTDQQESKLALELSGKNQTLAAAILEQGVFSLQEWVHKFFKVVEDKDFLALFSLFPLDKTQANVYLQALAVQIQEGIRKGTNRPFELLAIGKANEALRQQVNPRLVIEVLALELFQQGGVLCD, from the coding sequence ATGAATCCAGCGCAAGTACTTTTGGAGAAGGCTGCTCGAGAAGACCATTTGGCACATCTTTTGCTCTTTCATGGAGGAAGCGAGTTATATCGGCGGCAAGAGGCCCTTCGCATTGCTCAAATTTTAAATTGCAGTTCACCCAAACAGGAAAGTCCTTGTCAAATTTGTATGGCTTGTCATAAAATTCTTAGTTATAATCATCCGGATATACTTTGGCTGAAACCACTAAAAACAACCATCGGGATTGAACAAGTTCTCGCCTGGCAAGGAAAAGTTTACTTAAAGAATTATGAGGGTAACTATAAAGTTTCCATTATCGAGCAAGCCGACTCTTTGACATTGCCGGCGGCGAATGCCCTCTTAAAAGTAATTGAAGAACCGCCGGAACACTCCGTTATTATTCTTAGTGCCGGGAATGCCGAGGGAATCTTACCGACGATCCAAAGCCGGGCACAGTTGATTTATTTTCCAGATCTGCCTAACGATGAATGGATTAAGGAACTGGGAGATACGGATCAACAGGAGTCTAAATTAGCCCTAGAGTTAAGTGGAAAAAACCAAACGTTGGCTGCAGCAATATTGGAGCAAGGAGTTTTTTCTCTTCAGGAATGGGTCCATAAGTTCTTTAAAGTTGTAGAAGATAAAGACTTTTTAGCGTTATTTTCTCTTTTCCCTCTAGACAAAACTCAAGCAAATGTTTATTTACAGGCTTTAGCCGTGCAAATTCAAGAAGGAATCCGCAAAGGGACGAACCGGCCTTTTGAACTCCTGGCAATCGGCAAAGCTAACGAAGCATTAAGGCAACAAGTAAATCCAAGGTTAGTTATAGAAGTATTAGCTTTAGAACTATTTCAACAAGGAGGGGTACTCTGTGATTAA
- a CDS encoding 3D domain-containing protein: MYSLPITTYSDYWRATKTWSSYLGGIAVFAAGTRYSALKAPDIPQTLRVPYQEVKQPPPIQKSNLEISLLDSRKRLLSVGNVSRGVSTLSDGRLRVPTLEHDSPEAENEGKSDSLVLSSEMLKQDKAEKAENLGAFNAEGSAGEKETNNSVTGSGSMMTSVIKVVDKEIPFETQVIESDKVLPGISKIQEEGEAGVLRQVVKTYKVEGQPLDQQIQFSFELKKPKKKVVIQNSKPVVGEHFDIDKLNISNTITVESTAYTYTGNKTATGITPRQGIIAVDPRVIAMGTKVYVEGYGYAIAADTGGDIKGNRIDLFFTNLRQCLDWGRKTVRIHILKPI; encoded by the coding sequence ATGTATTCGCTACCGATCACCACGTATTCCGATTATTGGCGGGCAACCAAGACTTGGAGTTCGTATCTGGGCGGTATAGCAGTGTTTGCAGCCGGAACGCGGTATTCGGCACTTAAGGCTCCAGATATACCCCAGACTTTGCGCGTGCCTTATCAAGAAGTTAAGCAGCCACCACCTATTCAAAAATCAAACCTCGAGATAAGCCTTTTGGATTCACGTAAAAGATTATTAAGTGTAGGAAATGTCAGCCGGGGAGTGTCAACTTTAAGTGATGGTCGTTTGAGGGTTCCGACTTTGGAACATGACAGTCCGGAAGCAGAGAATGAAGGTAAGTCCGATTCGTTGGTTTTAAGTTCCGAAATGTTAAAGCAGGACAAGGCTGAGAAGGCAGAAAATCTGGGAGCATTTAATGCAGAGGGGTCAGCAGGGGAGAAAGAAACTAATAACTCAGTTACGGGTTCCGGCAGTATGATGACAAGTGTTATTAAGGTTGTAGATAAAGAAATACCCTTCGAAACACAGGTTATCGAGTCAGATAAGGTTCTTCCTGGAATAAGCAAGATTCAAGAAGAGGGAGAAGCGGGAGTCTTAAGACAGGTTGTGAAAACATATAAGGTAGAAGGACAACCTCTTGATCAGCAAATACAATTTTCTTTTGAACTTAAAAAACCTAAGAAAAAAGTTGTAATTCAAAACTCAAAACCCGTCGTAGGAGAACACTTTGACATTGATAAATTAAATATTAGTAATACAATAACGGTGGAATCAACGGCCTATACCTACACCGGCAATAAAACTGCAACCGGAATTACGCCGAGACAGGGCATTATTGCTGTGGATCCAAGGGTTATTGCAATGGGAACAAAAGTATATGTGGAGGGATATGGTTATGCTATAGCTGCCGATACCGGCGGAGATATAAAGGGAAACAGAATTGACTTGTTTTTTACTAACCTCAGGCAATGTCTTGACTGGGGGCGTAAAACTGTGCGTATTCATATCCTTAAACCCATATAA
- a CDS encoding 3D domain-containing protein — protein sequence MFQNSRTMVSALVPKIHFRKLALGFVIFFIIAFPILALNLKTINVQVDGKTISLTTVFNTVGQALTYSNLEINSEDLVIPARDKKITKGMTVLVTRSIPVRLAVDEQTLSARTTAKTVGKAIEDLSNRYGLQIKDVDEVNLPRSEALKSQMSIEVRRSVPIVLQADGKTIDTYVAPRTVAEVLKKFNIILGAKDKVSLALNHILAANEQVKVVRVAERLETIKSEIPYQTVTQPGDYPVGLPDKVISRGSNGLQEQTMRLTLEDGKEVDRQILGQKIIVAPTNELISRGAQTTVSRGGETINFQRAYLMRATAYCIPGGITKTGAPVQWGVVAVDPNVIPLGSRVYVDGYGSARALDTGGLIQGNRIDLYMDSEAAASSWGVRYVLVYIQ from the coding sequence ATGTTTCAGAACTCTCGGACTATGGTTTCCGCCTTAGTTCCTAAAATTCATTTCAGAAAACTTGCTCTTGGATTTGTTATTTTTTTCATAATAGCCTTTCCAATACTTGCATTGAATCTTAAGACGATCAATGTCCAAGTTGATGGTAAAACGATATCTCTGACGACTGTTTTTAACACGGTTGGGCAAGCACTTACTTATTCCAACTTGGAAATTAATTCCGAAGATTTGGTAATTCCTGCTCGGGATAAAAAGATTACAAAGGGAATGACTGTGCTTGTCACGAGAAGCATACCGGTTCGTCTTGCGGTGGATGAACAGACTCTTTCGGCGAGGACTACAGCCAAAACCGTTGGTAAGGCTATTGAGGATCTGTCAAATCGCTATGGACTTCAAATTAAAGATGTTGATGAGGTTAATTTACCTCGTTCCGAAGCTCTTAAAAGTCAAATGAGTATCGAGGTGCGAAGATCTGTACCCATTGTTCTGCAGGCGGATGGTAAGACAATTGATACTTATGTGGCACCGCGTACCGTTGCTGAGGTATTGAAGAAGTTTAATATCATATTGGGAGCTAAAGACAAGGTTTCTTTGGCTCTCAATCATATTTTAGCGGCAAATGAACAGGTTAAAGTCGTACGGGTGGCTGAACGTCTGGAAACCATAAAAAGTGAAATCCCTTATCAGACGGTGACTCAACCAGGGGATTATCCTGTTGGTTTACCTGACAAGGTTATTAGTCGTGGTTCCAATGGGTTGCAAGAGCAAACGATGCGTTTAACTTTGGAAGATGGTAAAGAAGTCGATCGGCAAATTCTTGGACAGAAAATTATTGTTGCCCCCACCAATGAATTGATTTCGCGTGGGGCGCAAACAACAGTATCGCGGGGAGGAGAAACGATTAATTTCCAGCGGGCTTATCTAATGAGAGCCACAGCTTATTGTATTCCCGGTGGTATTACAAAAACCGGGGCGCCGGTTCAATGGGGAGTCGTGGCAGTTGATCCAAACGTTATTCCTCTCGGTTCCAGAGTTTACGTGGACGGTTATGGGAGTGCCCGCGCTCTGGACACAGGAGGATTAATCCAAGGGAATCGAATTGATTTATATATGGATTCGGAGGCAGCGGCCTCATCCTGGGGCGTCCGGTATGTTTTAGTTTACATTCAGTGA
- a CDS encoding AbrB/MazE/SpoVT family DNA-binding domain-containing protein encodes MKSTGIVRKVDELGRIVLPIELRRTLGIDEKDALEIYVDQERIILKKYEPACVFCGNASDNQLFHGKNVCRECAVAMGEAILGNVDTGSKAV; translated from the coding sequence ATGAAATCAACTGGAATCGTAAGAAAAGTTGATGAGCTTGGCCGTATTGTTTTACCTATTGAACTTCGCCGCACGTTGGGAATTGATGAAAAAGACGCTCTGGAAATTTATGTGGATCAAGAAAGAATCATACTCAAAAAGTATGAACCTGCTTGTGTATTTTGTGGTAATGCCAGCGATAATCAGCTTTTCCATGGCAAAAATGTTTGCCGTGAATGCGCAGTAGCGATGGGTGAAGCTATCCTCGGCAATGTGGATACCGGTTCAAAAGCTGTCTAA
- a CDS encoding PSP1 domain-containing protein, with translation MIKVVGVRFKNAGKIYYFSPGDLKLEASDRVIVETARGIEFGELVIPPREVPDEEVVLPLKQVIRKATPADEQFVEQNRVKEKEAFQICLKKISDHQLPMKLVDVEYTFDGNKIIFSFTAEGRVDFRELVKDLAAIFRTRIELRQIGVRDEAKMLGGVGSCGRILCCTSFLGDFEPVSIRMAKDQKLSLNPTKISGICGRLMCCLKYENGCYRPDDKELYPQDLDDAKMIEILEEPNNFVENVVTSTSKMNGKQRCNRKGEKSKGKSEKV, from the coding sequence GTGATTAAGGTTGTTGGTGTTCGCTTTAAAAACGCGGGTAAAATATACTATTTCTCCCCGGGAGACCTAAAGCTTGAGGCCTCAGACCGAGTTATTGTTGAAACGGCGAGAGGTATTGAGTTTGGCGAATTAGTGATCCCTCCGCGAGAAGTACCCGATGAAGAAGTGGTACTTCCTTTAAAGCAAGTTATTAGGAAGGCAACTCCTGCCGATGAGCAGTTTGTTGAACAAAATAGGGTCAAGGAAAAAGAAGCGTTTCAAATTTGCTTAAAGAAAATTTCCGACCACCAGTTGCCTATGAAATTGGTAGACGTTGAATATACTTTCGACGGAAATAAGATTATTTTTTCGTTTACGGCGGAGGGACGAGTTGACTTCCGGGAATTAGTTAAGGATCTGGCGGCGATTTTCCGAACACGTATTGAATTAAGGCAAATTGGGGTAAGAGATGAAGCGAAGATGCTGGGAGGAGTCGGTTCTTGCGGACGTATACTTTGTTGTACATCGTTTTTGGGGGACTTTGAACCGGTATCTATTCGTATGGCGAAGGATCAGAAATTATCATTGAATCCAACGAAAATTTCAGGAATCTGTGGCAGGCTTATGTGTTGCCTTAAGTACGAAAATGGTTGTTATAGACCTGATGACAAGGAACTTTATCCTCAGGACTTAGATGATGCTAAGATGATTGAAATTCTTGAGGAGCCAAACAATTTTGTTGAAAACGTTGTTACCAGTACGAGTAAAATGAATGGAAAACAGCGCTGCAATAGGAAAGGGGAAAAGTCCAAAGGAAAGAGTGAGAAGGTATGA
- the metG gene encoding methionine--tRNA ligase, with protein sequence MNYYITTPIFYPNSSPHIGTAYTTVAADTLARYHRMLGDDVHFLTGTDENAQKIVRTAESHQLDPQTYVDGVVKRFKELWKALDISNDDFIRTTEQRHEKVVQQIFNQLYEQGDIYKSEYSGWYCTPCETFWTESKLVDGKCPNPDCLRSVELLKEESYFFRLSKYQNALLNYIGEHPEFIQPVSRRNEMIRFIESGLEDLCVSRTTFKWGIKVPFDTKHVVYVWLDALINYISALGYPDGENYKKYWPANVQIMGKDIVRFHAVIWPIILMALDLPLPNLVYGHGWYLSKDGGKISKSRGNVQDSFELIKRYGSDAIRYFLLREMQVGTDGTYSEDNLVERINSDLANDFGNFISRSLAMVVKYRGGVVPHPGQDGPLELELKTLSSEVKKNVDESLSRCDLASALEQIWRFIARCNKYVDETAPWSLAKQEDQKERLDTVLYTFVECIRIMAILTAPFMPGITSRICSLLSSDGHLIRWGEADQWGIINAGTLVQKGEQLFPRIDVSQYTEEVKESAESESKQEPAPKQETVEALKFEPIKEEISIEEFAKLDLRVGKVLSAEKVEKTDKLLKLEIEISGQVRTIVSGIAQHYAPEDLINKSVVVVANLKPAKLRGITSQGMILAASQGEVLEVLMLDKELPGGARVK encoded by the coding sequence GTGAACTATTATATTACGACCCCTATTTTTTATCCTAATTCTAGTCCGCATATTGGAACCGCCTATACAACGGTTGCAGCAGACACTTTGGCTCGTTATCATAGAATGTTGGGTGATGACGTTCATTTTCTCACAGGAACCGATGAGAATGCTCAAAAGATTGTACGTACGGCAGAGTCTCATCAACTTGATCCACAAACTTATGTTGATGGTGTTGTAAAGCGCTTTAAAGAGTTATGGAAGGCCTTGGATATTTCCAACGATGATTTTATCCGTACCACGGAGCAACGTCACGAAAAAGTGGTCCAGCAAATTTTCAACCAATTGTATGAACAAGGTGATATTTACAAATCAGAGTATTCAGGTTGGTACTGCACTCCCTGTGAAACATTTTGGACAGAAAGCAAATTGGTAGATGGTAAATGTCCAAATCCTGATTGTTTGCGCAGTGTAGAATTATTAAAAGAAGAGAGCTATTTTTTCCGTTTGTCAAAATATCAAAATGCTCTCCTTAACTATATCGGAGAACATCCGGAATTTATTCAACCCGTTTCCCGGCGTAACGAAATGATTCGTTTTATTGAAAGCGGCTTAGAAGACCTTTGTGTTTCCCGCACGACCTTCAAATGGGGAATTAAGGTGCCTTTTGACACAAAGCATGTGGTTTATGTTTGGCTTGATGCTTTAATTAATTATATTTCGGCTTTGGGCTATCCCGACGGAGAAAACTACAAAAAATATTGGCCTGCAAATGTTCAAATCATGGGCAAAGATATTGTTCGCTTTCATGCGGTAATATGGCCTATTATTTTAATGGCCCTTGATCTGCCTCTGCCAAATCTTGTCTACGGTCACGGTTGGTATTTGTCGAAAGATGGCGGAAAAATTTCAAAGTCTCGGGGAAATGTCCAAGATTCCTTCGAATTAATTAAACGATATGGTTCTGATGCTATCCGATATTTTTTGTTGCGCGAGATGCAAGTTGGGACTGATGGAACCTATTCTGAAGATAATTTAGTTGAACGGATTAATAGTGATTTAGCTAATGACTTTGGTAATTTCATCTCTCGAAGCTTGGCCATGGTTGTTAAATATAGGGGAGGAGTTGTTCCTCATCCAGGGCAAGATGGGCCTTTAGAGTTGGAGTTGAAAACTTTAAGTTCAGAGGTTAAGAAGAACGTTGACGAAAGCCTTTCGCGGTGTGATTTGGCAAGCGCCCTGGAACAAATTTGGCGTTTTATTGCTCGATGCAACAAATATGTTGACGAAACGGCCCCTTGGTCTTTAGCGAAACAAGAAGATCAGAAGGAGCGCCTTGATACCGTTCTCTATACTTTTGTAGAATGTATTCGAATTATGGCGATTTTGACCGCTCCCTTCATGCCTGGGATTACTTCTCGAATTTGTTCACTTCTTAGCAGCGATGGACACCTTATTCGCTGGGGAGAAGCGGACCAATGGGGAATTATCAATGCGGGGACTCTTGTTCAAAAGGGTGAACAACTCTTCCCAAGAATTGATGTTTCTCAATATACCGAAGAGGTGAAAGAATCTGCAGAGTCTGAATCTAAGCAAGAACCTGCTCCTAAGCAAGAGACGGTTGAAGCTTTAAAATTTGAGCCAATCAAAGAAGAAATAAGTATTGAAGAATTTGCGAAACTTGACTTAAGGGTTGGTAAAGTGCTGAGTGCTGAAAAAGTCGAAAAAACGGACAAACTCTTGAAGTTAGAAATTGAAATTTCCGGACAAGTACGTACCATCGTTTCCGGTATCGCTCAACATTATGCACCGGAGGACCTGATCAATAAATCTGTGGTTGTCGTTGCTAATCTTAAACCGGCCAAGCTAAGAGGTATAACCTCTCAGGGCATGATTTTAGCCGCATCACAAGGGGAAGTTTTGGAAGTGCTTATGCTCGACAAAGAGCTGCCTGGAGGAGCACGAGTGAAATGA
- a CDS encoding aminotransferase class I/II-fold pyridoxal phosphate-dependent enzyme encodes MGELGEGLSQYERQGFCSFHTPGHKGQQEFFNGFDFCGFDLTELPGLDMLHSPKGIIAQAQRRSAEIFGADETFFLVGGGTVGNQAMFLTLADTANRVIIERSSHRSVMSALVLSGLRPDYIRPIIHPEFNLPLGLDIGPGQLSWSDASACHVTYPSYYGTCIELEHLLTDRANLAPDIPVLVDQAHGSHYLGPLFPASAIKLGADLVLHSTHKTLSALTQSAMLHVKGSRVSRSRLRQSLELLQSSSPSYLLLASLERAGEYALDLSRWETMQEEVNKLHQIVGERFRILSQKDAGTYGIDCVDWSKILINTRPLGVTAPRCVKFLREEFGLEPELWDEENILFILGIGNTPEDIRRLTKGLEQLANNAPSLSLGSEGFGSNDGYDGSSSLFLPPQVLTPREAFLGKKRKIPLKESLGYIVGETISPYPPGIPIVVMGEQMTPEVLERLHVGEGRWQGWQGYESQTIWIVEEEKGIS; translated from the coding sequence GTGGGTGAACTTGGAGAAGGATTGAGCCAATATGAGAGACAGGGGTTTTGCTCTTTCCATACTCCTGGCCATAAGGGGCAGCAGGAGTTTTTTAATGGCTTCGATTTCTGTGGGTTTGATTTGACAGAATTGCCGGGACTCGACATGCTGCATTCACCAAAAGGAATTATAGCTCAGGCGCAGCGACGCTCGGCCGAGATCTTTGGGGCAGATGAAACGTTCTTTTTAGTGGGTGGGGGGACCGTTGGAAATCAAGCGATGTTTTTGACCCTCGCTGACACGGCAAATCGAGTAATTATTGAAAGAAGTTCACATCGTTCAGTTATGTCGGCTTTGGTTTTAAGCGGATTAAGACCGGACTATATACGACCTATTATTCACCCGGAATTTAATCTTCCCTTGGGTTTGGACATAGGTCCTGGACAGCTTTCTTGGTCGGATGCGTCCGCTTGCCATGTTACTTATCCTAGCTATTATGGGACATGTATTGAGTTAGAACACTTGCTGACTGACAGAGCGAATTTAGCACCAGATATACCCGTATTGGTCGATCAAGCTCATGGTTCCCATTATTTGGGACCTTTGTTTCCCGCAAGTGCCATAAAACTTGGTGCTGATCTTGTCTTACATAGTACTCATAAGACGCTTAGCGCCTTAACCCAGTCAGCAATGCTTCACGTAAAAGGTTCCAGAGTATCACGTTCTCGATTAAGGCAAAGTTTGGAACTCCTTCAATCTTCAAGTCCAAGCTATTTACTGTTGGCATCATTAGAACGAGCTGGGGAATATGCTTTGGATTTAAGTCGTTGGGAAACTATGCAGGAAGAAGTCAATAAGCTTCATCAAATTGTTGGCGAGAGATTTCGCATACTTTCGCAGAAGGATGCCGGGACATATGGCATAGACTGCGTAGATTGGTCTAAAATCTTGATTAATACGAGGCCTTTGGGAGTAACGGCTCCGCGCTGCGTTAAATTTTTACGTGAGGAATTTGGACTGGAACCGGAATTATGGGACGAGGAGAATATTCTCTTTATATTAGGAATCGGGAATACCCCCGAGGATATCAGGAGACTTACAAAGGGTCTGGAACAATTGGCCAACAACGCTCCCTCATTGTCATTAGGCTCTGAGGGTTTTGGCAGTAACGACGGATATGATGGGAGCAGCAGCTTATTTTTACCACCGCAGGTTCTTACGCCTCGAGAGGCATTTTTAGGCAAAAAGCGGAAGATACCTCTGAAAGAGAGTTTAGGTTATATTGTCGGAGAAACAATCTCCCCATATCCGCCGGGAATTCCTATCGTTGTCATGGGAGAACAAATGACTCCTGAAGTTCTTGAGAGGCTCCATGTTGGAGAAGGACGCTGGCAAGGGTGGCAAGGCTATGAAAGTCAAACGATTTGGATTGTCGAGGAGGAAAAAGGAATTTCATGA